The genomic window TGCGGCCGACGAAGCGCTGCGTGATCGGGTGCATCACGGCGGGGTCGGTCATCACGTTGACGCAGGCCGGCCGGTTCGATGCCAGCGCGCGCGCGAGCGCCGCGTCGAGCTGCGCCACGTCCTCGACGAACTCCGCGTGGCAGCCGAAGCCGGCCGCGGCCTGCTCGTAGCGCGTGCGGCCCAGGTCGCTGACCATGCGCCGGCCCTCGCCGTACATCAGGTCCTGCCCGTGCGCCGACATGCCCCACATCTGGTCGTTGTTGACCACCACGACTACCGGCAGCCCGTGCCGCACCAGGGTGTCGAACTCGGCGAAGTTGAAGCCGATCGAGCCGTCGCCGGTGAACAGCACGACGCGCCGCCCGGGGTTGGCCACCTGCGCGCCGACCGCCAGCGGCAGGCCCTCGCCCATGCAGCCCACGTAGCCGTGGCCGAGCCAGCGGCCGGGCGCGTCGCTGTGCGCCGTCATGTCGATCCACGAATGCGATTCGCCGCCGTCGAGGCAGACCACCGCATCGCGCGGCAGTGCCGCCGCCACCGCCACCGCGAGGCGATAGGGATGCACGGGGCCGCTCTCGGCCGCCGCCACCTGCGCGAAGTTCTGCTTCGACGCGGCACCGACGGCGCACAGGCGATGCGCCCATGCGCTGGTGTCGGGCAGCGGCTCGGACTCGGTGGCGCTCAGCAGCGCACGCAGGGTTTCGCCGCAGTCGGCCGTCACCGAGAGGTCGGGTTCGCGGATGCGCCCCATCTCGCCGGGCTCGATGTCGACCTGGACGATCTTCGCCTCGGCCGGCAGGAAGGACTTGCGGCGGCCGCCGGTATAGATGCCGAAGCGCGCGCCCAGCACCAGCAGCAGGTCGGGCACCAGGCCCTGGCCGCGCGCCGGTGCCAGCGTGGCATAGCCGCGGCCCCACAGCGCATGGTCGGTGGGCAGCACGCCGCGCGACTTGGCATTGGTGAGCACGGGAATACCGGAGCGCTCGGCGAAGGCGCGCAGCTCGGCGGCGCAGCCCGCATAGAGCGTGCCGCCACCGGCGAGGATCACCGGGCGCTGCGCGCCGCGCAGCAGCGCGACGATGCGCGCCACCGCGTCGGCCGTGGGCGCGGGGCGCGTCGGCGCGCCGGCCGGGTCGAGGTGCCGAACCTCCTCGGGCGCGATCAGGCCGAACATCACATCGATCGGGATCTCGACGTAGACCGGTCCGGGGCGGCCCGTGGTCGCCTTGCGGATCGCCTGGCCCACCAGATCGGCCAGGCGGTTGATGTGTGGCACCTGCACGGCCCACTTGGTGACCGAGCGCATCACCGCCATCTGGTCGACGCCGCCGTTGACCGGCAGCGCATCGAGGTCCTGCAGCGGCGCCGCGCCGCCGATGACCAGCATCGGCACGCAGTCGGCGAGCGCATTGGCCACCGGCGAGACCACGTTGGTGATGCCGCCGCCGGCCGTCACCAGCGCCACGCCGAGGCGGCCGGTGCTGCGCGCATAGGCCGAGGCGGCAAAGCCCGCCGCCTGCTCGTGGCGCGTGTCGACCACGCGCAGGCCGGCGTCGCGCGCGGCCTGGTAGGCCGAATCGAGGTGGCCGCCATGAAGGGTGAATGCGGTGTCGGCGCCAAAGCGCCGGAGGACGTCGATCAGGATCTGACCGCCATTGAGTTTCGCCACGGATGCTCTCCAGAGTGCGCTTCGAGCGCGTTACCGAAAGGAGACGCGTGCGTTTCGAAAGCCGCGTCTCGTTGGTGGCGGACTTTAATTAAACACGTTCATTTAAAGATCGGTGTTTTCCCTTGGCCGCCGTTTGGGCCTCGCGAATCCACTGCCCGATCAATGCGTTCACCACGGCCTCGACCATCGCTTCGGTCGCCGACCAGGGCATGCTCGGCGTGACACGCGGGAACGCGATCACGCCGTGCGTGGCCGCGATCAGCGCGTCCATGGCCAGCGTGGTGTCGACGGGCCGGCATGGCAGCGAGGCCAGAAAGCCGTCGACGACCTGCCGGTAGAGCGCGAGCGAACGCACGACGCTGGCCGAGCGCCCGAAGGGCAGCCCCTCGGGCGTGTGCAGCGCCACGCGCTCGCGCGAGCCGGCGAACAGCACGTCGAAGTGGTCGGGGTGCGCGAGCCAGTAGTGCGCCGCGGCGAGGAACACCGCGCGCACGCGTCGCGCCGGGTCGGCCGTGGCCCGCGCGCAGGCCTCCATGGCGTCGGTGGCCGCGTTCATGTCGAACTCGCGGATCGCCACCAGCAGCGCGCGCTGGTCGGGAAAGTACTGGTAGATCGCGCCCGGCGAGTAGCCGGCCCGGGCCGCGATGTGGCGCATCGACATCGCACCCGCGCCCTGCTCGACCAGGATGCGGCGGCCCGCGTCGATGAAGGCCTGGCGCACCCGCTGCCTGTCGACCGCGGAGTACGCCTTGCGCCCGGTCACACGATGTGCCGGCGCAGGCGTTCGACCACGGCGTCGATGTCGAGCGCGTCGGGCAGGTGGGCCTGGTAGCGGCCGCCGGGCGCCATCAGGTAGGCGAAGGCCGTGTGCGGCACCACGTAGCCGCCCGGTGCGCCGGCGTCCGGCACCGGTTCCGCGAACACGCGGAAGGCCTTCTTGGCGGCCTCGACCTGCGCGGGCGTCCCGGTGAGCCCGGTGAAGCCGCCGGGCTGGCGCGCGACATAGGCCTGCATGGTCTTCGGGTCGTCGCGCCGCGGATCGACCGTGACGTAGAGCGGCTGGATGCGATCGGCCAGCGGCCCGAGGCGCTCGAGCGCGGCGCCCAGCTTGCCGAGCTCGCGCGGACAGACCACGGCGCAATGCGTGAAGCCGAAGAAGACCAGCAGATGGCGATCGCCGAAGCTGCGCTCGGTGACGGCGCGGCCATGGTGGTCGACCAGCTCGAAGCGGCCATCGATGGGCGCCGGGCGCGCCGTCGGCGCCTGGACGGGTTCGGCAGCCGTTGCGCCGCCGCAGCAGCAGGCGCGCACCGGCGCCGTGGAGGTCTCGTTCGTCATGGGCGGATATTAATTGCACATGTTCATTTATGAACCGGGTTTTCCCGTGCCCGGGCCTATACTTTTGCTCCACCGCCCCGCGCGGAAGAACCCCAGCCCCAGAGCCAAGCCACCCCATGTCATTCCGCCCGTCCAAACCCGAAGTCCTCAGCCGCGCGCGAACTCCCGAGGACAAGGCCAAGGTCCGGGAGGCCTTCATCGCCGCGGGTCGCAAGCTGTTCGCCGACGAGGAGCCGTCGACCGTCTCGCTGCGGCGCATCGCCGCGGCCGCCGGCTATGCGCCGGGCTCCATCTATCAGTACTTCCACGACCAGCAGGACCTGTTCTTCCACATCCGCGCGCACGACATGCAGGCCTCGACCGAGCAGCTGCGCGAGCTGATCGCGCGCGTGCGCAGTCCGCAGCGGCGCGTGCTCAAGCTCTTCATCGGCACGGCCGACTACTGGCTCGAGCACATGGAGGAATTCCTGGTGATCTTTCCCGCGCCCAGCGTGGACCGGGCGCCGGCGGTCGGCAGCGCCGGCGTGCCCTTCGGCCGGTCGCCCGTGGTGCAGGACAGCCTCAAGCTCTACTACGACACGGTGGACGAGTTCTTCCGCACCCTGGCGCGCCCGCCCATGAACGCGCGCCTGGCCACCGACATCCTGATCGCGGCGGTGCACGGCACGATCGTGTTTCCATGCATGACGCGGACCATGGACTGGTCCGACACGCGCCTGATGGTCAAGCACCTGGTCACGAGCATGGTGGACGACTGGGGCAAGAGCGGCCCTGCCGCCTGATACGCCGCCTGATACGCCGCCTGACGCGCCGCCGCGCGTCATGCAGTTTGATCGGCCCGGTCATGCCGCGCGCCGACCCGGCTTCGTATCCTCGGACCATTGAACGAGAGACAAGGTCCGCGCCGCCGCAGGTGGCGAGGGCCACACGGAGACCGACTTGCCATCGAACGAACCCGTCCTTGACGGCCTGGCGCGATTCGCCGCCGAGGCCCCCGCGCGACCGGCGGCCATCCTGGCCGAGACCGGCGAAACGCTGGACTACCGGCGCCTGCACGAACGCTCGGCGCGGCTCGCGTGCTTCCTCGCGGCCCGCCTCGAGGCCGGCGAAGTGGTGGCGATCCTGCTGGGCAACCGGCTCGAATACTTCGAGCTCACCTTCGCGGCACGCCGCGCCGGCCTCTACTACGTGCCGATCAGCACGCACCTCACGCCCGGCGAGATCGACTACATCCTGCGGGACTCGGGCGCGCGCATCCTGCTGACCGAGACGGCGCTGCGGCCCTGGGCCGAGCGCTCGGCCTGGCCGGCGCCGCTCGAGGAGGTGCTCTGCATCGACGCCGAAGACCCGGTCGAAGGCGCCGCGAGCTACCGCGCGCTCGTCGAGGCCGACGGCCCGGTACCGCCGCTGCCGGACCGGCCCCTGGGCCTGGACTTCGCCTACTCCTCGGGCACCACCGGCCGGCCCAAGGGCATCAAGCACAAGCTCGAGGACCAGCAGCTGCGCAAGGCGCTCGCGGGCGACTGGCTCTCGTTCTTCGCCTTCGATCCCGCGAGCGTCTATCTCTCGCCCGCGCCGCTCTATCACGCGGCGCCGCTGCGCTTCAGCGTGCGTTGCGTGGCCTTCGGCGGCACGGTGGTCCTGATGCGCCGCTTCGATGCCGAAGGCGCGCTCGCGGCGATCGCGCGCTGGCGCGTCACCCATTCGCAATGGGTGCCGACGATGTTCATCCGCCTGCTCGCGCTGCCGGCCGAACGACGCGCGGCCCACGATCTCTCGAGCCACCGGCTGGCGCTGCATGCGGCGGCGCCCTGCCCTCTCGAGGTCAAGCGCCGCATGATCGACTGGTGGGGCCCGATCGTCTGGGAGTACTACACCGGCTCGGAGCGCGCCGGCGCCACCGCGATCTCGGCACCCGAATGGCTCGCGCACCCGGGCTCGGTGGGCCGCGCGAAGCAGGGCGTGCTGCACATCGTCGGCGACGACGGCGGTGAATGCGCGCCGATGGTCGACGGCCTGGTCTGCTTCGAGGGCGGCCCGAGCTTCGCGTACCACAACGATCCGGTGAAGACCGCCGAGACCCACACGCCGCAGGGCTGGGGCACCTTCGGCGACATCGGGCACGTGGATGCGGAGGGCTACCTCTACCTCACGGACCGGCGCGCCAACATGATCATCTCGGGCGGCGTGAACATCTATCCGCAGGAGGCGGAGAACCTGCTGCAGGACCATCCGCTGGTGCACGAGGTGGCCGTCATCGGCGTGCCGCATGCGGAGTTCGGCGAGGAGGTGAAGGCCGTGGTCCAGCTCAAGGATCCCGCGCTCGCCGGTGCCTCGACCGCGCAGCAGCTCATCGACCACTGCCGCGCCCATCTCTCGGCCATCAAGTGCCCGCGCAGCGTGGACTTCGCGACCGACCTGCCGCGCACCGAGACCGGCAAGCTGCTCAAGCGCGTCGTGCGCGACCGCTACCGCGCGCTCGCCGCGCCCGCTTCCCAACCGTGACGGAGACCCGACCATGACGATCGACATCGGACGCAGGCACTGGACGATGGCCCTGCTGGCATCGCTGGCCGGCCTGCCCGAGCTGGCCAGTGCGCAGCAGGACACCCGGCCGCTGACCTTGCTCGTGCCCTATGCCGCCGGCGGCGCGGCCGACCCGGTGGTGCGCCCGCTCGCGCAGCGCCTGCAGGAGGTGCTCGCGCGCACCGTGCTGGTCGACAACAAGGCCGGCGCCAACGGGCTCATCGGCACGCAATACCTGCTGCGCCAGCCGCCCGACGGCCTGACGGTGCTGTTCCACATCACCAGCCTGATCCAGAACATCGCGCTGTCGCGCGGCAAGCCGCCCTACGACTTCGCGAAGGACATCGAGCCGCTGGTGCTGCTGGGCCGGCAGGCGGTGGTGCTGGTGGTGCCCGCGTCGAGCCCCTACCAGAACCTGGCCGACCTCGCGCGCGCGGCCAAGGCCAACCCGGGCAACTTCTCCTTCGGCTCCTATGGCGCGGGCTCGACCTCGCACATCTACGGCGAGCAGCTGCGCGCGGCCTGGAACATCGAGATGCCGCACGTGGCCTTCCGCGGCACCAGCCCGCTGCTGCAGGACATGCTGGGCGGACGGGTGCCGATGGCCTTCGTCTCGGCCGCCACCGCGATCGAGCGCCAGGGCGACAAGGGACTGCGCTCGATCGCGGTGGCGCACAGCAAGCGGCTGACCGCGCTGCCGCAGGTGCCCACACTGCACGAGCTCGGCTACGCGGGCTTCGACTACACCGGCTGGTGGGGGCTGTTCCTGCGCGCGGGCACGCCGGCGCCGGTGGCCGAGCGCCTGCGCAACGCGATCCGCGCCATCCTGCAGGAGCCCGACATGGTCGGCCGGCTGCAGCTGGCCGGCCTGGAGCCCAGCAGCGAGACGCCCGAGCAGATCACGGCCGCGATGCAGAACGAGTACCGCCACTGGGAGGCGCTGAGCCGGCGCTTCAACATCACGGCCGATTGACGCTGTCGCTCGTGCGGGCGGCGCGACAATGCGCAGCGCATGCCCGCGCTTTCCCTGCACCCGCCCGCTTCATGACCGCCGTCCCCGGCCCCTCGCCGAGCGCCACGCCGCCGCCGATCGCCGGCTGGTTCGTGCAGCTGTTCCTCCGCAGCGCGGACCTGCCGCCGGCGCAGGCCCAGGCGGTGCTGCGCCGTTCGGGCATCGATCCGCTGCAACTGGACGCGCGCGGGCTGCGCGTCACCGAGCAGGCCTTCACGCGCTTCCTGGTCCTGCTGGCGCGGCGCGCGCGCGACGAGGCCTGGGGCATCGCCTCGCGGCCGATCCCGCCGGGCACCTTCCACACCCTGTGCCGGCTGATCGTCAATTGCCGCACGCTCGGCGAGGCGCTGGTCGTCATCGGCCGCTTCTATGCACTGGTGGTCGACGACTTCTCGATCAAGATCCGCCGCGAGGGCGGCGAGGCCATCGTCTGGCTCAAGCCGCTGCGCACGCTCTCGCCCGAGCGGCACGTGAGCCTGCATGGCGCGACCGTCTTCCTGCTCTACCAGTTCATGTGCTGGCTGGTCGACCGCCGCATTCCGCTGACCGCGGTCGAGTTCTCGTACCCGCGCCGGCCCACCAGCGCCGAGACGCTGCGCACCTACGACACGCGCGAGATCCGCTTCGAGCAGCCGTTCACCGCGCTGCGGCTCGAGAGCCACCTGGCCTCGCTGCCGATCATCGGCGGCGAGGAGCGCCTGAGCCGCTTCCTCTCGGAAGCGCCGCGCACGCTCATCACGCGCTACTACGACCACAGCCGCGTCAGCGACCGCGTGAAGTCCATCCTGCGCGCGCAGGTGGGCACGCCGATGAGCCTGGATGACGTGGCGGCCCGCCTCCACATGACACCGGTGACCTTGCGGCGGCACCTGGCCGACGAGGGCTGCGGCTTCTCGGAGCTGCGCGACGACGTGCGCCGCCGCGCGGCGCTCGACATGGTGCGCCAGGGCCATGTGAAGCTCGAGACCATCGCGCTGCGGCTGGGGTTCGCCGAGTACAGCACCTTCCACCGGGCCTTCCGGCGCTGGACCGGCACGGGGCCGACCGAGTACCGGGCGAACCCGCCGGCGTCCTGATTCAGGGTCCGGGGTTCGCGCGGCGCGCCCAGTCCGCCAGCCAGTGCGCATCGGCCACCACCGCCGTCGTGGGACGCGGCAGCGAAGGCGAATGACTGAAGCGCGGCGCCGGTGCGGGCTGCAGTTCGCCTTCGAGTTCGACGAAGGCCTGTCGTGCAACGAGGTGCGGGTCGCGCATGCTGGCACCGAGACCGTTGACGGGCGCCACGCAGGCATCGCTGCCTTCGAACAACGCCTCCCAGTGCGCGCGCGGCTCGCGCGCGAACAGCGCCTCGAGCGCGCGCGCCTGTGCGGGCCAGCGGTCGCGATCGTGTTGCGCGAACTCCTGGCCGTCCAGGCCGAGGCGCGCGAGGAACTCGGCATGGAACTGCGGCTCGATCGCGCCCACCGCCAGATGCAGGCCGTCCGCGCAGCGGTAGCTGCGGTAGTACGGCGCCGCGCCATCGAGCACGTTGGCCTGCCGCTCGTCGCGCCAGCGCGATGCGGCGCGCAGGCCATGGATCAGCGACAGCAGTGACACCGTGCCATCGCAGATCGCGGCATCGACCACCTGGCCGCGCCCGCTGCGCGCCGCATCGTGCAGCGCCGCGAGCACGCCCACGGCCAGGTAGAGCGCGCCGCCGCCATAGTCGCCGACGAGGTTGAGCGGCACGCTCGGGCCCTCGGCCGGACCGATGGGATGCAGCGCGCCCGCCACCGCGAGGTAGTCGATGTCATGGCCCGCCTGCTGGCTGCGCGGCCCCTCCTGCCCCCAGCCCGTCATGCGGCCGAACACCAGCGCGGGCCGCAACGCGAACAGCTCGGCAGGGCCGAGCCCCAGCCGCTCCATCACGCCGGGCCGGAAGCCTTCTATCGCCACGTCGGCATGGCGCAGCAGTTCGCGCGCCGTCGCGAGGCCTTCCGCCGAGCGCAGGTCGAGCGCGAGACGTTCGCGCCCGCGCATCGTCGCGCCGCGCTCCATCTGCACCGCGCCGGGCCGCTCGATGCGCACCACCCGCGCGCCCATGTCGGCGAGCAGCATCGCGGTGAAGGAAACCGGCCCCAGGCCCGCGAACTCGACGACCCGCAGGCCGCGCAATGGACCGGCCGGCGATGGCGATGCGTTCTTCGTTTCGTCGTTCAT from Variovorax paradoxus includes these protein-coding regions:
- a CDS encoding thiamine pyrophosphate-binding protein, with protein sequence MAKLNGGQILIDVLRRFGADTAFTLHGGHLDSAYQAARDAGLRVVDTRHEQAAGFAASAYARSTGRLGVALVTAGGGITNVVSPVANALADCVPMLVIGGAAPLQDLDALPVNGGVDQMAVMRSVTKWAVQVPHINRLADLVGQAIRKATTGRPGPVYVEIPIDVMFGLIAPEEVRHLDPAGAPTRPAPTADAVARIVALLRGAQRPVILAGGGTLYAGCAAELRAFAERSGIPVLTNAKSRGVLPTDHALWGRGYATLAPARGQGLVPDLLLVLGARFGIYTGGRRKSFLPAEAKIVQVDIEPGEMGRIREPDLSVTADCGETLRALLSATESEPLPDTSAWAHRLCAVGAASKQNFAQVAAAESGPVHPYRLAVAVAAALPRDAVVCLDGGESHSWIDMTAHSDAPGRWLGHGYVGCMGEGLPLAVGAQVANPGRRVVLFTGDGSIGFNFAEFDTLVRHGLPVVVVVNNDQMWGMSAHGQDLMYGEGRRMVSDLGRTRYEQAAAGFGCHAEFVEDVAQLDAALARALASNRPACVNVMTDPAVMHPITQRFVGRMAERDAERNFVPYADDLEA
- a CDS encoding TetR/AcrR family transcriptional regulator, producing MTGRKAYSAVDRQRVRQAFIDAGRRILVEQGAGAMSMRHIAARAGYSPGAIYQYFPDQRALLVAIREFDMNAATDAMEACARATADPARRVRAVFLAAAHYWLAHPDHFDVLFAGSRERVALHTPEGLPFGRSASVVRSLALYRQVVDGFLASLPCRPVDTTLAMDALIAATHGVIAFPRVTPSMPWSATEAMVEAVVNALIGQWIREAQTAAKGKHRSLNERV
- a CDS encoding SCO family protein; the encoded protein is MTNETSTAPVRACCCGGATAAEPVQAPTARPAPIDGRFELVDHHGRAVTERSFGDRHLLVFFGFTHCAVVCPRELGKLGAALERLGPLADRIQPLYVTVDPRRDDPKTMQAYVARQPGGFTGLTGTPAQVEAAKKAFRVFAEPVPDAGAPGGYVVPHTAFAYLMAPGGRYQAHLPDALDIDAVVERLRRHIV
- a CDS encoding TetR/AcrR family transcriptional regulator; translation: MSFRPSKPEVLSRARTPEDKAKVREAFIAAGRKLFADEEPSTVSLRRIAAAAGYAPGSIYQYFHDQQDLFFHIRAHDMQASTEQLRELIARVRSPQRRVLKLFIGTADYWLEHMEEFLVIFPAPSVDRAPAVGSAGVPFGRSPVVQDSLKLYYDTVDEFFRTLARPPMNARLATDILIAAVHGTIVFPCMTRTMDWSDTRLMVKHLVTSMVDDWGKSGPAA
- a CDS encoding AMP-binding protein, with product MARFAAEAPARPAAILAETGETLDYRRLHERSARLACFLAARLEAGEVVAILLGNRLEYFELTFAARRAGLYYVPISTHLTPGEIDYILRDSGARILLTETALRPWAERSAWPAPLEEVLCIDAEDPVEGAASYRALVEADGPVPPLPDRPLGLDFAYSSGTTGRPKGIKHKLEDQQLRKALAGDWLSFFAFDPASVYLSPAPLYHAAPLRFSVRCVAFGGTVVLMRRFDAEGALAAIARWRVTHSQWVPTMFIRLLALPAERRAAHDLSSHRLALHAAAPCPLEVKRRMIDWWGPIVWEYYTGSERAGATAISAPEWLAHPGSVGRAKQGVLHIVGDDGGECAPMVDGLVCFEGGPSFAYHNDPVKTAETHTPQGWGTFGDIGHVDAEGYLYLTDRRANMIISGGVNIYPQEAENLLQDHPLVHEVAVIGVPHAEFGEEVKAVVQLKDPALAGASTAQQLIDHCRAHLSAIKCPRSVDFATDLPRTETGKLLKRVVRDRYRALAAPASQP
- a CDS encoding tripartite tricarboxylate transporter substrate binding protein, which translates into the protein MTIDIGRRHWTMALLASLAGLPELASAQQDTRPLTLLVPYAAGGAADPVVRPLAQRLQEVLARTVLVDNKAGANGLIGTQYLLRQPPDGLTVLFHITSLIQNIALSRGKPPYDFAKDIEPLVLLGRQAVVLVVPASSPYQNLADLARAAKANPGNFSFGSYGAGSTSHIYGEQLRAAWNIEMPHVAFRGTSPLLQDMLGGRVPMAFVSAATAIERQGDKGLRSIAVAHSKRLTALPQVPTLHELGYAGFDYTGWWGLFLRAGTPAPVAERLRNAIRAILQEPDMVGRLQLAGLEPSSETPEQITAAMQNEYRHWEALSRRFNITAD
- a CDS encoding AraC family transcriptional regulator, which codes for MTAVPGPSPSATPPPIAGWFVQLFLRSADLPPAQAQAVLRRSGIDPLQLDARGLRVTEQAFTRFLVLLARRARDEAWGIASRPIPPGTFHTLCRLIVNCRTLGEALVVIGRFYALVVDDFSIKIRREGGEAIVWLKPLRTLSPERHVSLHGATVFLLYQFMCWLVDRRIPLTAVEFSYPRRPTSAETLRTYDTREIRFEQPFTALRLESHLASLPIIGGEERLSRFLSEAPRTLITRYYDHSRVSDRVKSILRAQVGTPMSLDDVAARLHMTPVTLRRHLADEGCGFSELRDDVRRRAALDMVRQGHVKLETIALRLGFAEYSTFHRAFRRWTGTGPTEYRANPPAS
- a CDS encoding CoA transferase, encoding MNDETKNASPSPAGPLRGLRVVEFAGLGPVSFTAMLLADMGARVVRIERPGAVQMERGATMRGRERLALDLRSAEGLATARELLRHADVAIEGFRPGVMERLGLGPAELFALRPALVFGRMTGWGQEGPRSQQAGHDIDYLAVAGALHPIGPAEGPSVPLNLVGDYGGGALYLAVGVLAALHDAARSGRGQVVDAAICDGTVSLLSLIHGLRAASRWRDERQANVLDGAAPYYRSYRCADGLHLAVGAIEPQFHAEFLARLGLDGQEFAQHDRDRWPAQARALEALFAREPRAHWEALFEGSDACVAPVNGLGASMRDPHLVARQAFVELEGELQPAPAPRFSHSPSLPRPTTAVVADAHWLADWARRANPGP